GGAAAGTAAGTGaaccaatttcttttttaatgaaaaaaaaaaagagtggtgtTAGGAGAATTCCAcagtatgaaaaaatatgattatgtaaATGATCAGATTAGCATTTTAACTTTTTGCACAATGGCAAGATATCAAGCTGGTcagggcgggttttttttttttttttttttttttttgacaaaggcATGCTTGGCAAAGCCTCTTTATGTTCATTTCATTATTCTGATGATGTCACAATCTCCCAAGAACTGAACCAGAATATCTGCCCATTGTTTACGGAATACTGacccagaaaaataaaagatttttgctGATGATTTTTCAAGTTTCTCAAATTTGTTCTAAATCTTTTCTGCAAGTTTTCCCAGATTTACATTTTATTCCTAATAACAACTTGCTTGTTTAAAACCATCTGTAATGGTTAGCTGTGTCACGTGTCTATcctcatgcatgtgtgtataatattaaacccattttaaattatcattaagcTTTGCTCAGTCCTTATTTAATCATCCACTGTGTATAATACCTGTAATATTAATCAGGGATGATGCAGGAATTTTGTGAGTTTAAAGCTGGTGCATTAGGCTGGAAATCATCTAGTTATGAGAAAGTCTCATACttgtaatagtaatatgaaaacaAGTCAATTCCCTCTCCCTTGGGCTCAGCTTATCTGACAAACCTTAAATCACAAACTGCGCAACTCCAAATAGTCCTCACTTTTGGAATTTCAGTGCTACAGTACTATAATCTACAATACTAATCAAATTCTtgttttcaaaaatatcaaatgaaatcaaaaatttaaaaaaacaacaataacactgttATACTTTACAGACCTTAATGAGTCCAGGCATGATTTCAGGCAATGCTGCAGCAACAATGGATGGTTGGTGGGCTTCAACCAGTTTATTGAGCATTTTGATGGCCGCTTTGATTCACTGGATACTCTCCCATCTGAATAAGGGCTTCCAACCCCCCGAAATCACGACCTCAGGAGGAAGGATTTCTGCTACAGTTCCTGCACAAACCTGAAAATCAGATAACATACCATTTAGAACTATGGACATGTTTTAAAATAGGTTGTAGTCTTTAATCATCAGCACAGAAATCCAACCAAGAAATTGCTCCCTCTGCTAAAGAACACTTACACTTGCTGCTCGAAggacttccttttctttgtcagCATGTGCATTGAGGACCCTAAGGATGATAAGCTCCAAAAAAACTAAGGAAGTGATGCCCCAAGGGGacttctcctcatcatctctgTCAGAACGGCTAGCACCAGGCACGCTGACCTCCATCGTCGCACGCAAGACTCTCTAACAACAACCTCAGCACAGCACGGAAATTCTCTTCCAGACTAGAGTGGAGCCTGTAAAGCGCCAGTCGTATTAGAGATGTCAACGCACACGTTTTTCTGCTGTGCGTCCCTCCCCCTGTGTTACCTAGCTCTGCCACTAAAGCCAGACATTATCTCCGCATCACTCTCCTGTCCATCTCCTAGAATTGTGACAAAAAGCATTATTTTCAATTCAATTTTAACCCACTGATGCTGGGGTtccatatttcacacacatatactgtccattttggtttttctttaaattttcttttacataaaGATGGCTCCCACACACctttagtcaccaaggaatcaaATTTCTAGGCTTGCCTGACATCATCCTgtttccccggaaaaaaattttacctttaaaaactattatcattacattaaaagtaacaacaaaatcactattatcatcaaaagTAACATGATAAGGGtgacaataatagaaagaaaaaaaaagaaagaaagaaaaaaagaaaaaatcaaggatTTGAGGTAAAAAAGGGGAGGACAAATAGGCCTATCAATTGACCCCCTTGGTAGCTATAAACCAACAAATTGGCAGCACATGTTTTCCCGCATCAATGGGTAAGATCATTTATCTTCATGCAGCAAATCAATCCTCACTAATCTTTATGAATAATTCGAACAGTTTTCATCACAAAGGATTTACCACCgagtaaaaaaatcaacaaacaaaagaatTCTGTAACAAAAGAAACAACGAAATACCCCGAAACATAAttcattataaattaaaaatcattaaagcatatttttaaaaaaaaatgaacccatataaaaaaataaataaaataaaaacacaaggtTGCTTCAAGAATAATCTCTTTCCATAAAGAAAATATgtagtttaaaaatttatcataaaaaaactgttgactcaaaaaaaaaataatcacaactcAACTTCTGCCATTGCACAGTAGCATCCAATGTACATGATGTAGCATGCAGGCAACTTAGGCTTACtgaccccaaacccaaacaggAGAAGCCAAATCAAAAAATACCTCTACCGAGATCATCGTCTGTGAGGGTGTCAAATCCGTTTTTCGAAGAGTCGACATCATGGAGAGGTTGCGATGTGTGGGTGACGAAACGCTTGAGGATCTCCCAGAAAGGATGCCATTGGTATCCTCCCACACCCTTTGTCCCTCTACAGTGTCCTATGGTGCGAAGGTCGCCCCACCAGCTGATAATTGACTAATCCCAGATCCTGTGGGGGGAACACCTAGTTTCTGTTGGTTCTATTCTCTCAAAAAAAGCTTTCTGCACTTACAGGAAAGGtgtttgattttcttattttgagGAGAGacaatattttaaacttttatcacATAATATCACGTATATATCGAAAAgagatatgctttttttttaagaaaacttaCATTTATATTAATGCAGAAGTTTCATTACATCAATAGTATGTAAATGACAGTATATCAAAAGTGTGAAAACAAAAGTTaggagtatatttttttataaatttaaaagatacACAAAGGaatcattcatattcattttttccctttaatcagCAAAGATCTGGTATTCTCACCTGTGAGTAGAATCTCTATGTTTTTTCTAAACTATCTCTGCGACTACTTAAATCCAGGTCGAAGCTATAGTTCTGGATCTCTGCTGTTGTGCGTTTCAAACTCCTAAAATGTAGAAAAGTACTTTTAAAAATAagccaaaaaagatatataatactaatacaaaaaaaaaatagtcaaataacaaatatactaGTAAAGCCTTTATAAATCACTGAAAAAACAACATACCTATACACTTCTTCTGGATTAAGATTTTCCgtatcatcaaaatcattgtaTTGTGTCGCGATGACCGATGCGACGGGGGAAAGTGAGGTTTTGGGGGGCTCTGAAGCAGGGGAGTCCCGCCAGCACTGGAGGTTGTgcgggtggggagggaagagggcgaggCATCCAAACTGGCCGCTCTCTTCAGGTGGCTCTGGATGATCTGCGATGCTGTGCTTTGGCAGGCAGAAGGCAGCTGCTGCAAAAGTGCTGTGAACCCGTGATGTTGAGTTGAACATTGCAATGAAGCACGCTGAAGCTGCCCCCGGATGTCCAGGGACTTCTGGTCAGCCCGTCCGGTAAGGATCTTAGCCGTGCCCTTGGGGTGTCGGGGATGCTGTGAGGTCGCCACGGTCCATCACATCCACCAGACACTTGAGGTACGTCAGTGTTGCCACCTTCACCTTGGAGTTGGAGTTTGAGCTTGGTCCACTAGAAATCTCATTAGAACAATGAATTGTTGTCACATGGGAATGAGTCTCTGTAAAAAAAGGAAGCATGCATTACAATTAAAACCAAGCCCTCTGTATTTATGAAACAATCTTTTTATCATCAAGTACAAGAcaaggatgaaaagaagaaaaagataaaaaaaataataaaaaaaatagagcaaaATGAGAAATGcaatgaagagagtgagagagagagagagagaaaacaaacttcACTTACCTGACTAAATCTAAGGTTTTGTGGATCTTGGTCTGCAAGATCCCAGCAGATCTGATCCCATTTGTTAAGCAACCTTTTAAGTAGAATATAAAGCCAATCGCCCAGGTCAGCTTTGTGTACCATGATCAGCTCCATCAAGGTGTCGAGGAAGAGTGTGAACACCTTTGTATGAGCATCCATGAACATTTTGGTAAGATCTCAGTGACCCTCTTCAGCTCAGATCCAGTGAGCATGTGAGAGCCACGAAAGGGAAAGCCTGTAGGGccataagccttttttttttcggtccccCATGTGTTATGCGCAGTTAAAGGATAAAAAAGTCCCCCTCACGTCCTCTCTGGAAACCCGAGATGTGGAATAAAAAATGTTcaaaaattaagggggaaaatgCTTTTGAAGAACTAAAATAAGAGACcgacaagtgggaaaaaaaaaatcgtttgcgCTTATGTCaaagtataaaaatacacatgTCACTTAAATTCTCGTAAACAATATTTACCTTCATTTGAAaagcacacatttttttttaacaatacttCTATGAGATActctaagaattttttttcccttttcaacaacaaaaaaataaaatttttaaaaaaattaaaatttaaaccaataTCAAACCAAACTCAATCTTTCTTAAAGACATGTCTACTGATGCTGAACATATAGTTGGCTAACATgccaattttgaaaaatttatcaaACAAACTACAAAGAAAAGTTTTGCTATTCAAAAATTTAACCCCATATATTTAgacaaaagaacatgaaaaaatacaatacaaaaaacaagtgaaaaaacaaaatgcaaaaaaaagcttTATTTCTGATGCCACTGACAATGAGGCCCTCCTTTTGGTAGGAATTCCCTGCGTATTAATTCTTTTAGTACTGCAAACTTAttaggaaaattttatatttaaaaacccactgggtttttaaaaacccaaatttgtgaATAAACAGGGAAAAGGTTTTCCTGAGTAAgttaaggtttaaaaaattaacacaattataaaatacacaaaaaaaatgttgacaaAAATTCAAAAAGTCCAAAGTAGTTAatctttggaaatttaaaaaatcccgagaccttttatctacatttttttttatcatatacctACGTTCAGTAAAAGTAATGTCTACAGGGAAAAGATTATGTAAGGGGACCCTTGTTCAGTTCCATTAACTagggctggtaaaaaaaaaaNNNNNNNNNNNNNNNNNNNNNNNNNNNNNNNNNNNNNNNNNNNNNNNNNNNNNNNNNNNNNNNNNNNNNNNNNNNNNNNNNNNNNNNNNNNNNNNNNNNNATATATCAGATATACCATAtagtcatataatatacataaataatataaatcaatataatcaatatataactatatacatatatatctatatatatacaatataaatatatatttatacattttatatatacatatataatatacaatatatataattatatataatatactatattcatatataaatatataaataaatatacataatatatatatataaatatataatatataatataatatatatatatacatataatataacacatataatatatatatacatatataatatacatatatacatataatatatacacatatataatacacatatataatatatacacatatatatatacatatatatatatacatatatatatacattatatatacaatatatatatacatatatatatatataatatataatatatatatatatatatacatatatataatatatatttataatatatatatatatatatatatatatatatatattaatatatatatataataatataatatataatatatatatatatatatatatacatatatatataaatataatataaattatatatataatatatatatatactatatataatatacaatataatatatatatatatatataatatatatatatcatataacatatatatatatcatatatatatataatactaaatatatatatatatacattatatatatatatatatcatatatatataaatataaacatatatatataatataatatattatatataatatatatatattatataatatcatatatatatatattatatatctatatatataatatatactatatctatatatatacatatacttattatacatatatatcatatatatataatatatatatatatatacatatacatatataacacatatataaacatatatatcatacatataacatatacatataatatactatacatcaaatatacattcaaatatactacatatactactatacacaaaacaatacatacatatatacatatacaatacatatacaacaaataaacacacaacacacacaacaaacacaacacacacatacacacacacacacacacacaacacacacacacacacacacacacacacacacacaacacacacacacacacacacacacacacacacagagagcagCAGAAATGGAAGTAATAAATGACCAATAACCTGGAAAATGCTATTCTTACCTGTGAATGTGGATGCACATGTCAAATTTTCTTCCGACAGAACTCTGAGAGGGTGGTCATCACTGGTTTCAACACTCATCACCTCACTCTGGCAGGGAGTGTCTGCGAGAGCTCGCACAATATCTTCTTCACATACCTGCAAagccaatacatatataaacaacataagtggcatacacttaaaaaaatatcaactcatagggattattattactaaatgaTGTAGAAAAAAATTACACTCATAAGAAACTTACTTGAATACTACAGTCAACGGTTATGATAGGATAGTCTGGAACTTGGACTTCGATGAGTTCTGTGGAGTGATGTGTGCCTGAGGACGCTATGGATCGTCTGATCCAGCCGCGTCTTGGGGTTGAACTGACATCATCTCCATCCTGACCAGCTTCCTCATCACCTTCACCCTGTAGTCCATCTGCTTCCTCAGCTGCTACAGCTGCTTCTAATTCAGGTTCTTCTAATACAGTGGCTGTTTGAAAAATAAGGCATTTTATTGTTTTCAAATATGAgggaggcatatatatacacattttttttgttacatatttcattttccatcaaacaaattaaaatcttaaattataacattaaaagAACTGCTTGTAATTAACTTCAAACAAAGATCCTTACCAAGACCAAGATGTGCTTGACGTTTACATTCTTCCTCCTCACATGACAGAAGTGAGCTCAGCTCTTCGCACTCTTCAGCCAAAGCTTCACACTGGGAACAGATATCATCAATGGAAGGCTCTTCAGCCCCAGACTCCTCATCAGGGGAGCACTGTGGCTCACTGCTCTTCTCCTCTATCAGAGATTCCTTTACAGGGGATTCACTCTCACTGGGTGCTGGCTTCAGGTCTTCACTCTTCTCATCCTCAGGATCCTCTGAAGGAATAAGATTCTTTCTCTCAAGTTCCTCTATCAGATTCGGCTGCGGTGGCAAGGCAGCATCAGGTCCAGCTGGTCGTCCAGGACCAGATGGAGGATCTTCACTTAGGGTGTCTTGGTCACTGTCTAGTGTCGATTCTTCACAAGTTCGGAACTGTGTGAGATGCGTGAACTGCTGCTGGGTTGCAGAAGTCTGCGCTGGTGCTTGGGCTGGTACAGTCTGCTGTTGCTCTAGCTGCTGCACAACCTGTGCTGTCTGGACTGCTACCCACCTCTCAATCATGGTTTTCTTGTGGTCATCCATAAAACCATAGCCTGCTGGTGTTACCTGAGGCCCGTCAACCCAAGTTTCTGatttgttggtttttaatttctgTGCAGCTGCAACACGTGACTTGTGAACACGAGGCCCATCAATCCACTGTTCATCAGAAACAACACCATCAGGAGCAGCCTTTGCACTGGCTCGaccttgctgttgctgttgctgttgatgaAACTGCTGCTGCAACTGTTGAGCCTGAAGCTGATGTTGGTGAATTTGCTTTTGGTGTTGCTGTATATGCTGATGCTGTAACTGCTGGAACTCCTGTTTAAGTTGCTGATTTTGAATAAGTTGTTtactttgttgttgtggtggcggctgctgctgctgttgttgttgctgctgctgctgctgttgttgctgctgttgctgttgttgttgctgctgctgctgctgttgttgctgctgctgctgtgcatTTTGAAGTTGCAGCTGTCTTTGTTGCTGAAGTTGGTGTGCAGGGATTGGGAGACGAGATCTCTGGAATATGGGAACCATATTATTGGGCTCCTCATAAGCATTATAGTTAAAATGTCTGAGGTCGCCTGGGACGAGGGGCCCAAGGGTGACCTGTGGCTTGAATGATGAGAGGAGGGGTTGCTGTccagtgttgttgttgtatgacACCTTGCTGACCCCTGGCTGATGACGAATAAAGTTTCCACCTGGAGACTTTCCACTGTTAGCCGGGCTGCTGGTGTTGCTGACTGTccttggaggaggaagaggtttcACATGAGACCGCCATTTGGAACAGATCGTGAGTGGGCGTCGGGCTAGCCGAGGCAGCACGGCGCGTATGTGCAGGTGTAGGTGATGCTGAATGGGGGCGCAGGTGTTCCATGGACCGTAGTCGGGCAATGGGCCACATTTGTTGGTTGGTGTGATGGGGCATGAACACAGGAGGATGCTCATTGTCTGTTGCATCTCCTGGTCCTCCCCCACCAATGTAAATGACTGTATCACATGACTGCTCTGAGGAGGAGAAGTCCATGGATGAAGATCCTGCAGAAGTGTCACCGCCTGAGGATCTACTGTGCGACCCTTCAGAACTGCCGCCGGAGTTAGAACCTCCAAGACCCTGAGGAGAGGAGATTAAAGGATAAATTATATGATGCAGTTAGTAAAAAAGTTAAACTTATAGGATGAAATATACCAATGTCATCATTCAGACATTTTCCATACATGAAataataaacctaaaaaaaagaagagttacTGACCCTCAATTTTTTGCGCCTCATTCGGTGGACGCGCGAGGCCAGTTGTAGCGTGGCGAGCGTGTGCTGCACGTGCCTCGGGGAAGGGGATATGTGCACTACCATGGCTGCGTGGCAAGTAACCGAGCCGAGCGCCTCTTTCAGCAACATGGTCAGCTTGTTCTCCCGGTGAGGCAGGTATCGTTGACCGTTGAAGATTGCGAGGAGGACTGAGGTGAGAGCGGAAAGGGACATGCCGCCCCCGCTGCCACTCAGGTCCCCGACATCTATCATGTGCAAGCGACTTCGACCACccacaactgaaaaaaatatccGTTAATCCCATTAAGGTAATCCAAATGAATAGTGCCTTACATGTATATAACGTAATTGAGGCACTTTTGTATAAATTAACGCCTGCAACGtgacgaaaaaagaaataaacttgcCTCCTCCTTTGCCTGATTTATCTACAGCATACTGGTAAATGTGCAATGTGTAGAGGAGCGTGGCCGAGCCCGAGGCCGGAGCCTGCTGTTGGCTGGACTGCACCTGGGCGTGAGAGGCCCGCGCAGCAATCGCGACGTCGAGGTAATGGGCCGCGGCCTCCGGCGAGGGCGCACGCAGCTCGGCCACCGAGGACAGGTAGCCGCCGGTTGAGTCTCGGAGCAATGCACTGGGGGAAGCCTCGCCATCTGAAAAgcaaacaataattaaataacttTCTGTACCTTAATGAACAAGATTGGCCGTCTACTAATAATCCCAATGTGATGCGCCCAGCAGAGTAAAAGAAAAGGCCTCTCACCTTGTGCGTATTCGGCGAGTAGATCAGTGAACAAAGCTCCGGCAGAGTCGACGGCCACCGCAGACACCCTCACGCTGAACCTCGCCCCGCTCTTCGCCTTCTGCTCCACGATCGCCCTGTACAGCCACGCCACCGTCGAGGGCATCACACCGAGCTCCCCGGGGCCTGTGTGGGAGCCCAGCATGGTGTACGTCTTCCCTAGGGAGGCGCCACCAAAGCACAGCACGCACCCGTCGTTGCCGGCCAGGACAGCATGCAGCACGTCCACCACTGCCCCGGACACCACTTCATTCTGTTGATAcaataaagaaattgataatatatatatatatatatatatatatatatatatatatatatatatatatatatatatatatatatttcacatcccACTGTCACATAAACGAAAATAACAACGCGATAACCAGAATCAAGCTTCGATGGTAAAGCTTTCTCGTCAGTCAAGAGTACTCCGACGCACGGGCCTCACCTGCGAGTCTTCCTGCGTGTAGACCTGGTCGAAGGCGAACATCTTGGGGGCCGCCACACCCACGCGAGACTCCTGGGCCTGGCGGGTTTGCGGGTCAACGAGGGTCACCTGTCGCCGCCGCTTGTCCAGGGTCACCACCTCGGCTTCGCCCTCCGCGAGGGTCACGGCGGGGGACACGCGAAGCACCACGCGCACCTGAGGGCAAATGGACTGTTATTAGGACATGCCGTGGTAGGACTCgccgtgaataaaaaaaaaaaaaaaaaaaaaaaaaaaaaaaatcagagaattcTTTTCGgtctggagaaaaaaaatccattacacCAAAAACATAATACGACAATTAAGGAGCGATATAATTGGCCATTAAGACCGCGGCCAAATGCGGAGTTTCGGTCGCCGCCGAGGCCACATTTTTCGAGGACGGGAGGCCAAGCTGAATCCTGGCCGAGCGCCGCCGCCGCACGCTCGGCCTTCGGGCTCGCGGAAAACGAGCCCCGAATATCACACCAACGAGCGAGCTTCGCCTCAAGTTGCTTGCGCGAGTCACTCCAGCCAGCGCACTGGTACTTCAGGATTTCTTATCTGAGTATCTCTGCTGTTTATTTAAACTGCCTCATAATTCTGTTTGATGATGAAGCACGTCATTAGCATAAAATCAATTAGGAGATGACGACAGCGTCTCTGGCAGCTTGTAATGAGGCGTTTGATACATAGCTGGCGAGGCTCGCACACGGAGAAGCCCACATTAAAAAATGCACaaactcataataataaagaagccAGGAAGGCCGTCCAGGCAGGAGGGCTGGAAGCGAGCCGACGCCGCCGCCCAGCGAGCGCCGCCATGCACGCAGCCGTCCCTGCGCCCGAccccctgccccgcccccccTGCCCGGGAGGTGTGCCCGTGCGGCGGCGCGGAGGCTCCCCGAATGGCCCTCGCACACGGGGATCCTTCTATCCGCGGCAATTAAGCGAGTGACCACACCGCCGGGCCCGTGTAACAGACGCGTTTTTTGCCGCGTAAATTCCAAATACGACTGCGACGTCCACATTACCCAGCCATAACAGAGCGGCGCggccacgcacacgcgcgcaaaaAAGGACTTGAGGGAGACggtgcgggagggagaggagaggagggggaagaggggggaggaaattggAGAAGAcaagggtggaagaagaggaggaactgCACAGGGAAGGAGCAAGATTGTCATGGgacaaaaagaaagcgaaaaaaatacgacacagagaaagagaccgaAGCACTGTTAGCAGTGGAGCTCTTTTCCGAAGACCAATCGCTCCAATTGACAGTTTTTCCATTCGACCTTTTTTGACCTTTTATTCAGGACGCCCTCTTCCTCGTCAGCCATCTCGTTCTCCCACCCGGTCTCCAACAACAACGAAACGAGACGCTTCCTCCCCTACGAggtcgccgccgccgctgctgtcGTCGGCGACAACCAAGAACACATCGCCGTCGCCAAGCCGCCGCCGAAACCAATTTATTTATATGGGCGAGTAAACGGCGCTAGAGTGAGCGGTAAATATAGTCGCGGGTCTTAATATGGTTTACGGTTGCCGTTGCGCTGATAATAAAGGAGACTATTAGCGTTTACGGCATTCCTCCCCTAAATGACAGAGCATCTCCTTTGGCGTTGGGAATGGCGGCGTGGGCGGGAGgcggcaggggggaaggggggggctggatggggaaggagacaggggggacgaacgagagagagggagagggagagggagggagggagggagggagggagggagagagatagagaggaaaacacACGAGTCAAGCGAGAGATGCCAGACGCTAGGCATTCGTAAACCAAGGAGGCAGGAGGTGGTGACCGAGAGCGACAATCACGTggactttgtatatatatgtgtatgtgtgtatgtgtgtatgtatgtgtgtgtatgtgtgtgtgtgtgtgtgtgtgtgtgtgtgtgtgtgtgtgtgtgtgtgtgtgttgtgtgtgtgtgtgtgtgtgtgtgtgtgtgtgtgtgtgtgtgtgtgcgtgtgtgtgtgtgagtgaaaaaaagggagaagagaaccaCATTCCGCTCTCTGTCGACCCTAATGTCCGGCTCCCCGTGACTActaagggagatgggaagggaggaggaggaggaggaggaggaggaggaggaggaggaggaggaggaggaggaggaggaggaggaggaggaggaggaggaggaggagaaggaagggaaaagggaggtgcactggagaaaggaggaaacaagggaaaggaagagagaaaagggaacggGAGGGAATGATAGAATATGAGGAGAAGGACCAATAAAAGGGGTGAAGGACAGAAGCCCCTCCTCCCCACGCTCTGAACATGGGCGCCGTCGTAAGAGGAGACGAATCCAACGTTCCGGAGGGGTTGTGGGCGTGCTCGCGAAACATCAGTGCGGGCGTAGCGGTGTCATCCAGGGCGGGCCAGCATccattcatccctctctctccctctcttgctctctccctctcttgctctctccctctcttgctctctccctctctcgctctctccctctctcgctctctccctctctcgctctctccctctctcgctctctccctctctcgctctctccctctccctctctcgctctctccctctctcctctctccctctctcgctccctctccctctctatcgccTCATCTCGCAACACGGACGCCGCAGTAAGAGACATGAGGGCAACAGGAGACATTATGTGAACCGAATCTGAAGACGGGACTGAGAAACGGCCGTTAACAGAATGGATAAGATGAGAGGTCGGTAATCCTatcaacattaattataatagaaGCCAATACATAGCTAAAAGGCTTCAAAACGAATGAATTGCATCTTTATTATGAATTtggatacatgaaaaaaaaagagagacgacaggagagatgagggagaaggaagaaatggagaagaaaggagggaaaagagaagagagagaaaaaacaggagggaagtagagggagaggaagagaggaagggaaggagggagggagggaggaagggaaggagagggagggaggagagggagaggggggagggagggagggagg
The genomic region above belongs to Penaeus monodon isolate SGIC_2016 chromosome 16, NSTDA_Pmon_1, whole genome shotgun sequence and contains:
- the LOC119582823 gene encoding LOW QUALITY PROTEIN: uncharacterized protein LOC119582823 (The sequence of the model RefSeq protein was modified relative to this genomic sequence to represent the inferred CDS: inserted 2 bases in 2 codons; added 1964 bases not found in genome assembly) gives rise to the protein MERPLVRRRHAREDYDFGWAPLRASQLASPQVSSSPSRHEDRERRRRRRRNSGDRDRDSSGRRDGRSKGGRDDRRALPTDYRGALAKFAPPAPHALLKKIGSKDVQGLGKVRVVLRVSPAVTLAEGEAEVVTLDKRRRQVTLVDPQTRQAQESRVGVAAPKMFAFDQVYTQEDSQNEVVSGAVVDVLHAVLAGNDGCVLCFGGASLGKTYTMLGSHTGPGELGVMPSTVAWLYRAIVEQKAKSGARFSVRVSAVAVDSAGALFTDLLAEYAQDGEASPSALLRDSTGGYLSSVAELRAPSPEAAAHYLDVAIAARASHAQVQSSQQQAPASGSATLLYTLHIYQYAVDKSGKGGVVGGRSRLHMIDVGDLSGSGGGMSLSALTSVLLAIFNGQRYLPHRENKLTMLLKEALGSVTCHAAMVVHISPSPRHVQHTLATLQLASRVHRMRRKKLRGLGGSNSGGSSEGSHSRSSGGDTSAGSSSMDFSSSEQSCDTVIYIGGGGPGDATDNEHPPVFMPHHTNQQMWPIARLRSMEHLRPHSASPTPAHTRRAASASPTPTXRSVPNGGLMXKPLPPPRTVSNTSSPANSGKSPGGNFIRHQPGVSKVSYNNNTGQQPLLSSFKPQVTLGPLVPGDLRHFNYNAYEEPNNMVPIFQRSRLPIPAHQLQQQRQLQLQNAQQQQQQQQQQQQQQQQQQQQQQQQQQQQQQQQPPPQQQSKQLIQNQQLKQEFQQLQHQHIQQHQKQIHQHQLQAQQLQQQFHQQQQQQQGRASAKAAPDGVVSDEQWIDGPRVHKSRVAAAQKLKTNKSETWVDGPQVTPAGYGFMDDHKKTMIERWVAVQTAQVVQQLEQQQTVPAQAPAQTSATQQQFTHLTQFRTCEESTLDSDQDTLSEDPPSGPGRPAGPDAALPPQPNLIEELERKNLIPSEDPEDEKSEDLKPAPSESESPVKESLIEEKSSEPQCSPDEESGAEEPSIDDICSQCEALAEECEELSSLLSCEEEECKRQAHLGLATVLEEPELEAAVAAEEADGLQGEGDEEAGQDGDDVSSTPRRGWIRRSIASSGTHHSTELIEVQVPDYPIITVDCSIQVCEEDIVRALADTPCQSEVMSVETSDDHPLRVLSEENLTCASTFTDSYSQMGETGDEDDSDEDDSRPFSLFEVTDYGRVCQDLSLALQSDVANRNLHELAKIHDLYRTLARQSPRVHTGGPKLQAATLAEILANSRDSLLEDQKPPLEDDSICSEPVQAEGKLCQHCNKKRLRHGDSILKLESALRSKSQWLSRPLDTFEDSASDKCIGTDDLDFPEDHCTCDVQSDLVPYIPSMFFNFSSMQSPDGSSNPSIKQHVSETSVNLKDAPLADSTEKLADRVPINGVSLPEFIEDVEANVVLCNPVQYDYSKDEDVIDVNDERTVTGKSDNESDCVSNISEDSEYMMQTSKLSKFLCVGVGRSKSKAPYKVAKQNNNKIVENKKNISKIKDSKVKTPAKSRENSKSPDRNSKNLIKSPSRVVSQSAAKQSVGRRGETGSVRTRWGKSARVGAIKPPAVGMRGNYRYTCTLMYPPDAPTPTEGYDSGHDSGAATQGSATPLENSEAWRTGQNLQPQHHHQHHHQHHQHHQHHHPAANSGSLGTNPSLGESSGYESIPRDSECSSFSSSQDSEMDEEHRRDAQAQSQALQQQQPQPKPQATDDLSKVQVEEWSEEDVKRYEGRPRAADIPQLRASRQQILSLKTIQRALKADLAQAKGNLNVPSDSWSYERKSNVRMQLHIFCFFVDVIFHYFKFQKLLGFNR